One Hermetia illucens chromosome 4, iHerIll2.2.curated.20191125, whole genome shotgun sequence DNA segment encodes these proteins:
- the LOC119654703 gene encoding influenza virus NS1A-binding protein homolog isoform X3, which produces MKCLINDAMEDCGFMKFTDEQTKASFLQSLHTMQKHRLFCDVVLNVGNSDIYAHKNVLACVSSYFMELFSADQESVKTHSEEIPSFRLNGGITKTALQILIDYAYTTVLEVPDTLVKDVYLAAWKLRMERVVKQCAQHLISEMTADLCIEIRSLPGIDKNKSFVQEVDAFIDKEFPAVSETAEFLQLPCAQIDVLYQTKQEMSLVTSGSLCRLVFDWIKKQLTDEHLTYNQLMERSHLLYLALDNSLQDCSGLPSGHESDTELVQDYKRLVLKCPNNKPKKKLLAATGRPRVLIYSRDINEREEEILYEPDWNFISSAKCGENTFVALATVNGTLMRVSVKMRLNTVNSSPTASPDLVKKNTEKAMNGGKDLDLFCEVATMSGPKCGLGVTDLEGKLLVCGGYDRAECLRKVESYCPETNVWTPEFNMIEARGRVQIATVKGIVYAVGGSNGTTELDTVECLKPGAQKWQKCSSLPLARSNAGVCSLNGKLYCIGGWNGQSGIRQCDVFSPEEGKWTSLCPLNTGRYQAGVTDSNGKLWAVGGSDAWNCLGSVEVYDPETDQWTYSSPLITARRGCGLAAFQGKLYAVGGSDGTQSLSSTEIFDEETKTWVLGPSLITPRSNVSVVVVQNKLYAIGGFSGKSFLNTMEYLDPATNEWTRFVPHQHDTEKITKVLKSQKSILENGNQSMAITNGINGHHDGNKSRTLNGDCDNHKEESLKESKTGSPKADINRSCSNDTSTKTSISSLSSSSLCQENGINSNSNHDLLDECDVATVNQSSDSDN; this is translated from the exons ATGAAGTGTCTTATCA ATGACGCAATGGAAGATTGCGGCTTCATGAAGTTTACAGATGAGCAAACGAAAGCATCGTTTCTTCAATCTTTGCACACGATGCAAAAACATCGACTGTTTTGTGATGTTGTTCTGAAT GTCGGCAATTCGGACATTTATGCACACAAAAATGTCTTGGCCTGTGTCTCATCGTATTTTATGGAGTTATTCAGCGCTGATCAG GAATCGGTTAAGACGCATAGCGAGGAGATTCCTAGCTTTCGTTTGAATGGCGGAATAACAAAAACGGCCCTGCAGATCCTTATCGATTATGCCTATACAACTGTACTTGAAGTTCCTGATACATTAGTGAAAGATGTCTATTTGGCGGCCTGGAAGCTACGTATGGAGCGTGTGGTGAAACAGTGCGCTCAGCATTTAATTTCGGAGATGACGGCTGATCTGTGCATTGAAATACGTTCGTTACCTGGTATCGATAAGAATAAGAGTTTTGTACAAGAGGTTGATGCATTTATTGATAAAGAG TTTCCCGCTGTCTCCGAAAcagctgaattcctccaactacCTTGCGCTCAAATCGACGTGCTATACCAAACCAAGCAGGAAATGTCGCTTGTCACATCCGGATCGTTGTGTCGTTTGGTGTTCGACTGGATCAAAAAACAATTAACTGACGAGCACTTGACG TACAACCAACTAATGGAGCGTTCCCATCTCCTCTACCTTGCGCTTGACAATTCCCTACAAGATTGTTCTGGCTTACCATCCGGCCACGAGTCTGATACCGAATTGGTCCAAGACTACAAGCGTTTGGTACTCAAATGCCCGAATAATAAACCAAAGAAGAAGTTATTGGCAGCAACGGGACGTCCACGTGTTTTAATCTATTCCCGTGATATTAATGAGCGTGAAGAGGAAATACTTTATGAGCCCGATTGGAATTTCATCAGTTCGGCAAAATGTGGAGAGAATACTTTTGTTGCGCTCGCTACGGTGAATGGTACATTGATGAGGGTATCGGTGAAGATGAGGCTTAATACGGTGAATAGTTCACCAACTGCTTCGCCGGATTTGGTGAAGAAGAATACAGAGAAGGCAATGAATGGTGGTAAGGATTTGGATCTTTTCTGTGAAGTTGCAACAATGTCTGGACCAAAATGTGGATTGGGAGTCACCGATTTGGAGGGAAAACTTCTTGTTTGTG GTGGCTATGATCGAGCCGAGTGTCTACGGAAAGTCGAATCTTATTGCCCAGAAACTAATGTTTGGACACCAGAATTTAACATGATTGAAGCTCGCGGAAGGGTTCAAATTGCCACGGTTAAAGGCATCGTCTATGCAGTTGGCGGCAGCAACG GTACCACTGAACTTGATACTGTTGAGTGTCTCAAACCGGGAGctcaaaaatggcaaaaatgCAGTTCCTTGccattggctcgaagtaatGCTGGCGTCTGCAGTCTTAATGGAAAATTGTATTGCATCGGAGGATGGAACGGCCAAAGTGGCATCAGACAATGTGATGTGTTCTCCCCGGAGGAAGGCAAGTGGACATCATTGTGTCCATTGAATACTGGTCGGTATCAAGCCGGTGTGACAGATTCCAATGGAAAACTTTGGGCTGTTGGAGGAAGTGACGCTTGGAACTGTTTGGGATCGGTAGAAGTTTATGATCCTGAAACTGATCAATGGACATACTCGTCACCATTGATAACAGCACGCAGGGGTTGTGGGTTGGCCGCGTTCCAGGGAAAACTTTATGCCGTGGGTGGTAGTGATGGAACTCAATCGCTAAGCTCAACTGAGATCTTCGATGAAGAgacgaagacttgggttcttggcccATCCTTGATAACGCCTCGTTCCAATGTCTCCGTTGTGGTTGTTCAGAATAAACTGTACGCGATTGGAGGATTCTCTGGTAAAAGCTTTCTGAACACCATGGAATATTTGGACCCAGCAACCAACGAGTGGACCCGATTCGTCCCGCATCAACATGACACAGAGAAAATAACAAAAGTATTGAAGTCACAGAAGAGCATCCTGGAGAATGGTAACCAGTCGATGGCAATCACCAACGGGATTAATGGTCATCATGACGGTAACAAGTCTCGAACGCTCAACGGCGATTGTGACAACCACAAAGAGGAGAGCCTAAAAGAATCGAAGACTGGGTCGCCGAAAGCTGACATAAACCGTAGTTGTTCTAATGATACATCAACCAAAACATCAATATCctcattgtcatcatcatcattgtgcCAAGAGAATGGCATCAATTCGAATTCAAATCATGATCTTCTGGACGAGTGTGATGTCGCCACCGTGAATCAGAGCAGTGATAGTGATAATTAA
- the LOC119654703 gene encoding influenza virus NS1A-binding protein homolog isoform X1 produces the protein MRSAGSTKMRLRFEGSVGDDAMEDCGFMKFTDEQTKASFLQSLHTMQKHRLFCDVVLNVGNSDIYAHKNVLACVSSYFMELFSADQESVKTHSEEIPSFRLNGGITKTALQILIDYAYTTVLEVPDTLVKDVYLAAWKLRMERVVKQCAQHLISEMTADLCIEIRSLPGIDKNKSFVQEVDAFIDKEFPAVSETAEFLQLPCAQIDVLYQTKQEMSLVTSGSLCRLVFDWIKKQLTDEHLTYNQLMERSHLLYLALDNSLQDCSGLPSGHESDTELVQDYKRLVLKCPNNKPKKKLLAATGRPRVLIYSRDINEREEEILYEPDWNFISSAKCGENTFVALATVNGTLMRVSVKMRLNTVNSSPTASPDLVKKNTEKAMNGGKDLDLFCEVATMSGPKCGLGVTDLEGKLLVCGGYDRAECLRKVESYCPETNVWTPEFNMIEARGRVQIATVKGIVYAVGGSNGTTELDTVECLKPGAQKWQKCSSLPLARSNAGVCSLNGKLYCIGGWNGQSGIRQCDVFSPEEGKWTSLCPLNTGRYQAGVTDSNGKLWAVGGSDAWNCLGSVEVYDPETDQWTYSSPLITARRGCGLAAFQGKLYAVGGSDGTQSLSSTEIFDEETKTWVLGPSLITPRSNVSVVVVQNKLYAIGGFSGKSFLNTMEYLDPATNEWTRFVPHQHDTEKITKVLKSQKSILENGNQSMAITNGINGHHDGNKSRTLNGDCDNHKEESLKESKTGSPKADINRSCSNDTSTKTSISSLSSSSLCQENGINSNSNHDLLDECDVATVNQSSDSDN, from the exons ATGACGCAATGGAAGATTGCGGCTTCATGAAGTTTACAGATGAGCAAACGAAAGCATCGTTTCTTCAATCTTTGCACACGATGCAAAAACATCGACTGTTTTGTGATGTTGTTCTGAAT GTCGGCAATTCGGACATTTATGCACACAAAAATGTCTTGGCCTGTGTCTCATCGTATTTTATGGAGTTATTCAGCGCTGATCAG GAATCGGTTAAGACGCATAGCGAGGAGATTCCTAGCTTTCGTTTGAATGGCGGAATAACAAAAACGGCCCTGCAGATCCTTATCGATTATGCCTATACAACTGTACTTGAAGTTCCTGATACATTAGTGAAAGATGTCTATTTGGCGGCCTGGAAGCTACGTATGGAGCGTGTGGTGAAACAGTGCGCTCAGCATTTAATTTCGGAGATGACGGCTGATCTGTGCATTGAAATACGTTCGTTACCTGGTATCGATAAGAATAAGAGTTTTGTACAAGAGGTTGATGCATTTATTGATAAAGAG TTTCCCGCTGTCTCCGAAAcagctgaattcctccaactacCTTGCGCTCAAATCGACGTGCTATACCAAACCAAGCAGGAAATGTCGCTTGTCACATCCGGATCGTTGTGTCGTTTGGTGTTCGACTGGATCAAAAAACAATTAACTGACGAGCACTTGACG TACAACCAACTAATGGAGCGTTCCCATCTCCTCTACCTTGCGCTTGACAATTCCCTACAAGATTGTTCTGGCTTACCATCCGGCCACGAGTCTGATACCGAATTGGTCCAAGACTACAAGCGTTTGGTACTCAAATGCCCGAATAATAAACCAAAGAAGAAGTTATTGGCAGCAACGGGACGTCCACGTGTTTTAATCTATTCCCGTGATATTAATGAGCGTGAAGAGGAAATACTTTATGAGCCCGATTGGAATTTCATCAGTTCGGCAAAATGTGGAGAGAATACTTTTGTTGCGCTCGCTACGGTGAATGGTACATTGATGAGGGTATCGGTGAAGATGAGGCTTAATACGGTGAATAGTTCACCAACTGCTTCGCCGGATTTGGTGAAGAAGAATACAGAGAAGGCAATGAATGGTGGTAAGGATTTGGATCTTTTCTGTGAAGTTGCAACAATGTCTGGACCAAAATGTGGATTGGGAGTCACCGATTTGGAGGGAAAACTTCTTGTTTGTG GTGGCTATGATCGAGCCGAGTGTCTACGGAAAGTCGAATCTTATTGCCCAGAAACTAATGTTTGGACACCAGAATTTAACATGATTGAAGCTCGCGGAAGGGTTCAAATTGCCACGGTTAAAGGCATCGTCTATGCAGTTGGCGGCAGCAACG GTACCACTGAACTTGATACTGTTGAGTGTCTCAAACCGGGAGctcaaaaatggcaaaaatgCAGTTCCTTGccattggctcgaagtaatGCTGGCGTCTGCAGTCTTAATGGAAAATTGTATTGCATCGGAGGATGGAACGGCCAAAGTGGCATCAGACAATGTGATGTGTTCTCCCCGGAGGAAGGCAAGTGGACATCATTGTGTCCATTGAATACTGGTCGGTATCAAGCCGGTGTGACAGATTCCAATGGAAAACTTTGGGCTGTTGGAGGAAGTGACGCTTGGAACTGTTTGGGATCGGTAGAAGTTTATGATCCTGAAACTGATCAATGGACATACTCGTCACCATTGATAACAGCACGCAGGGGTTGTGGGTTGGCCGCGTTCCAGGGAAAACTTTATGCCGTGGGTGGTAGTGATGGAACTCAATCGCTAAGCTCAACTGAGATCTTCGATGAAGAgacgaagacttgggttcttggcccATCCTTGATAACGCCTCGTTCCAATGTCTCCGTTGTGGTTGTTCAGAATAAACTGTACGCGATTGGAGGATTCTCTGGTAAAAGCTTTCTGAACACCATGGAATATTTGGACCCAGCAACCAACGAGTGGACCCGATTCGTCCCGCATCAACATGACACAGAGAAAATAACAAAAGTATTGAAGTCACAGAAGAGCATCCTGGAGAATGGTAACCAGTCGATGGCAATCACCAACGGGATTAATGGTCATCATGACGGTAACAAGTCTCGAACGCTCAACGGCGATTGTGACAACCACAAAGAGGAGAGCCTAAAAGAATCGAAGACTGGGTCGCCGAAAGCTGACATAAACCGTAGTTGTTCTAATGATACATCAACCAAAACATCAATATCctcattgtcatcatcatcattgtgcCAAGAGAATGGCATCAATTCGAATTCAAATCATGATCTTCTGGACGAGTGTGATGTCGCCACCGTGAATCAGAGCAGTGATAGTGATAATTAA
- the LOC119654703 gene encoding influenza virus NS1A-binding protein homolog isoform X2, which produces MKYQLSYDSDDAMEDCGFMKFTDEQTKASFLQSLHTMQKHRLFCDVVLNVGNSDIYAHKNVLACVSSYFMELFSADQESVKTHSEEIPSFRLNGGITKTALQILIDYAYTTVLEVPDTLVKDVYLAAWKLRMERVVKQCAQHLISEMTADLCIEIRSLPGIDKNKSFVQEVDAFIDKEFPAVSETAEFLQLPCAQIDVLYQTKQEMSLVTSGSLCRLVFDWIKKQLTDEHLTYNQLMERSHLLYLALDNSLQDCSGLPSGHESDTELVQDYKRLVLKCPNNKPKKKLLAATGRPRVLIYSRDINEREEEILYEPDWNFISSAKCGENTFVALATVNGTLMRVSVKMRLNTVNSSPTASPDLVKKNTEKAMNGGKDLDLFCEVATMSGPKCGLGVTDLEGKLLVCGGYDRAECLRKVESYCPETNVWTPEFNMIEARGRVQIATVKGIVYAVGGSNGTTELDTVECLKPGAQKWQKCSSLPLARSNAGVCSLNGKLYCIGGWNGQSGIRQCDVFSPEEGKWTSLCPLNTGRYQAGVTDSNGKLWAVGGSDAWNCLGSVEVYDPETDQWTYSSPLITARRGCGLAAFQGKLYAVGGSDGTQSLSSTEIFDEETKTWVLGPSLITPRSNVSVVVVQNKLYAIGGFSGKSFLNTMEYLDPATNEWTRFVPHQHDTEKITKVLKSQKSILENGNQSMAITNGINGHHDGNKSRTLNGDCDNHKEESLKESKTGSPKADINRSCSNDTSTKTSISSLSSSSLCQENGINSNSNHDLLDECDVATVNQSSDSDN; this is translated from the exons ATGACGCAATGGAAGATTGCGGCTTCATGAAGTTTACAGATGAGCAAACGAAAGCATCGTTTCTTCAATCTTTGCACACGATGCAAAAACATCGACTGTTTTGTGATGTTGTTCTGAAT GTCGGCAATTCGGACATTTATGCACACAAAAATGTCTTGGCCTGTGTCTCATCGTATTTTATGGAGTTATTCAGCGCTGATCAG GAATCGGTTAAGACGCATAGCGAGGAGATTCCTAGCTTTCGTTTGAATGGCGGAATAACAAAAACGGCCCTGCAGATCCTTATCGATTATGCCTATACAACTGTACTTGAAGTTCCTGATACATTAGTGAAAGATGTCTATTTGGCGGCCTGGAAGCTACGTATGGAGCGTGTGGTGAAACAGTGCGCTCAGCATTTAATTTCGGAGATGACGGCTGATCTGTGCATTGAAATACGTTCGTTACCTGGTATCGATAAGAATAAGAGTTTTGTACAAGAGGTTGATGCATTTATTGATAAAGAG TTTCCCGCTGTCTCCGAAAcagctgaattcctccaactacCTTGCGCTCAAATCGACGTGCTATACCAAACCAAGCAGGAAATGTCGCTTGTCACATCCGGATCGTTGTGTCGTTTGGTGTTCGACTGGATCAAAAAACAATTAACTGACGAGCACTTGACG TACAACCAACTAATGGAGCGTTCCCATCTCCTCTACCTTGCGCTTGACAATTCCCTACAAGATTGTTCTGGCTTACCATCCGGCCACGAGTCTGATACCGAATTGGTCCAAGACTACAAGCGTTTGGTACTCAAATGCCCGAATAATAAACCAAAGAAGAAGTTATTGGCAGCAACGGGACGTCCACGTGTTTTAATCTATTCCCGTGATATTAATGAGCGTGAAGAGGAAATACTTTATGAGCCCGATTGGAATTTCATCAGTTCGGCAAAATGTGGAGAGAATACTTTTGTTGCGCTCGCTACGGTGAATGGTACATTGATGAGGGTATCGGTGAAGATGAGGCTTAATACGGTGAATAGTTCACCAACTGCTTCGCCGGATTTGGTGAAGAAGAATACAGAGAAGGCAATGAATGGTGGTAAGGATTTGGATCTTTTCTGTGAAGTTGCAACAATGTCTGGACCAAAATGTGGATTGGGAGTCACCGATTTGGAGGGAAAACTTCTTGTTTGTG GTGGCTATGATCGAGCCGAGTGTCTACGGAAAGTCGAATCTTATTGCCCAGAAACTAATGTTTGGACACCAGAATTTAACATGATTGAAGCTCGCGGAAGGGTTCAAATTGCCACGGTTAAAGGCATCGTCTATGCAGTTGGCGGCAGCAACG GTACCACTGAACTTGATACTGTTGAGTGTCTCAAACCGGGAGctcaaaaatggcaaaaatgCAGTTCCTTGccattggctcgaagtaatGCTGGCGTCTGCAGTCTTAATGGAAAATTGTATTGCATCGGAGGATGGAACGGCCAAAGTGGCATCAGACAATGTGATGTGTTCTCCCCGGAGGAAGGCAAGTGGACATCATTGTGTCCATTGAATACTGGTCGGTATCAAGCCGGTGTGACAGATTCCAATGGAAAACTTTGGGCTGTTGGAGGAAGTGACGCTTGGAACTGTTTGGGATCGGTAGAAGTTTATGATCCTGAAACTGATCAATGGACATACTCGTCACCATTGATAACAGCACGCAGGGGTTGTGGGTTGGCCGCGTTCCAGGGAAAACTTTATGCCGTGGGTGGTAGTGATGGAACTCAATCGCTAAGCTCAACTGAGATCTTCGATGAAGAgacgaagacttgggttcttggcccATCCTTGATAACGCCTCGTTCCAATGTCTCCGTTGTGGTTGTTCAGAATAAACTGTACGCGATTGGAGGATTCTCTGGTAAAAGCTTTCTGAACACCATGGAATATTTGGACCCAGCAACCAACGAGTGGACCCGATTCGTCCCGCATCAACATGACACAGAGAAAATAACAAAAGTATTGAAGTCACAGAAGAGCATCCTGGAGAATGGTAACCAGTCGATGGCAATCACCAACGGGATTAATGGTCATCATGACGGTAACAAGTCTCGAACGCTCAACGGCGATTGTGACAACCACAAAGAGGAGAGCCTAAAAGAATCGAAGACTGGGTCGCCGAAAGCTGACATAAACCGTAGTTGTTCTAATGATACATCAACCAAAACATCAATATCctcattgtcatcatcatcattgtgcCAAGAGAATGGCATCAATTCGAATTCAAATCATGATCTTCTGGACGAGTGTGATGTCGCCACCGTGAATCAGAGCAGTGATAGTGATAATTAA
- the LOC119654703 gene encoding influenza virus NS1A-binding protein homolog isoform X4 translates to MELFSADQESVKTHSEEIPSFRLNGGITKTALQILIDYAYTTVLEVPDTLVKDVYLAAWKLRMERVVKQCAQHLISEMTADLCIEIRSLPGIDKNKSFVQEVDAFIDKEFPAVSETAEFLQLPCAQIDVLYQTKQEMSLVTSGSLCRLVFDWIKKQLTDEHLTYNQLMERSHLLYLALDNSLQDCSGLPSGHESDTELVQDYKRLVLKCPNNKPKKKLLAATGRPRVLIYSRDINEREEEILYEPDWNFISSAKCGENTFVALATVNGTLMRVSVKMRLNTVNSSPTASPDLVKKNTEKAMNGGKDLDLFCEVATMSGPKCGLGVTDLEGKLLVCGGYDRAECLRKVESYCPETNVWTPEFNMIEARGRVQIATVKGIVYAVGGSNGTTELDTVECLKPGAQKWQKCSSLPLARSNAGVCSLNGKLYCIGGWNGQSGIRQCDVFSPEEGKWTSLCPLNTGRYQAGVTDSNGKLWAVGGSDAWNCLGSVEVYDPETDQWTYSSPLITARRGCGLAAFQGKLYAVGGSDGTQSLSSTEIFDEETKTWVLGPSLITPRSNVSVVVVQNKLYAIGGFSGKSFLNTMEYLDPATNEWTRFVPHQHDTEKITKVLKSQKSILENGNQSMAITNGINGHHDGNKSRTLNGDCDNHKEESLKESKTGSPKADINRSCSNDTSTKTSISSLSSSSLCQENGINSNSNHDLLDECDVATVNQSSDSDN, encoded by the exons ATGGAGTTATTCAGCGCTGATCAG GAATCGGTTAAGACGCATAGCGAGGAGATTCCTAGCTTTCGTTTGAATGGCGGAATAACAAAAACGGCCCTGCAGATCCTTATCGATTATGCCTATACAACTGTACTTGAAGTTCCTGATACATTAGTGAAAGATGTCTATTTGGCGGCCTGGAAGCTACGTATGGAGCGTGTGGTGAAACAGTGCGCTCAGCATTTAATTTCGGAGATGACGGCTGATCTGTGCATTGAAATACGTTCGTTACCTGGTATCGATAAGAATAAGAGTTTTGTACAAGAGGTTGATGCATTTATTGATAAAGAG TTTCCCGCTGTCTCCGAAAcagctgaattcctccaactacCTTGCGCTCAAATCGACGTGCTATACCAAACCAAGCAGGAAATGTCGCTTGTCACATCCGGATCGTTGTGTCGTTTGGTGTTCGACTGGATCAAAAAACAATTAACTGACGAGCACTTGACG TACAACCAACTAATGGAGCGTTCCCATCTCCTCTACCTTGCGCTTGACAATTCCCTACAAGATTGTTCTGGCTTACCATCCGGCCACGAGTCTGATACCGAATTGGTCCAAGACTACAAGCGTTTGGTACTCAAATGCCCGAATAATAAACCAAAGAAGAAGTTATTGGCAGCAACGGGACGTCCACGTGTTTTAATCTATTCCCGTGATATTAATGAGCGTGAAGAGGAAATACTTTATGAGCCCGATTGGAATTTCATCAGTTCGGCAAAATGTGGAGAGAATACTTTTGTTGCGCTCGCTACGGTGAATGGTACATTGATGAGGGTATCGGTGAAGATGAGGCTTAATACGGTGAATAGTTCACCAACTGCTTCGCCGGATTTGGTGAAGAAGAATACAGAGAAGGCAATGAATGGTGGTAAGGATTTGGATCTTTTCTGTGAAGTTGCAACAATGTCTGGACCAAAATGTGGATTGGGAGTCACCGATTTGGAGGGAAAACTTCTTGTTTGTG GTGGCTATGATCGAGCCGAGTGTCTACGGAAAGTCGAATCTTATTGCCCAGAAACTAATGTTTGGACACCAGAATTTAACATGATTGAAGCTCGCGGAAGGGTTCAAATTGCCACGGTTAAAGGCATCGTCTATGCAGTTGGCGGCAGCAACG GTACCACTGAACTTGATACTGTTGAGTGTCTCAAACCGGGAGctcaaaaatggcaaaaatgCAGTTCCTTGccattggctcgaagtaatGCTGGCGTCTGCAGTCTTAATGGAAAATTGTATTGCATCGGAGGATGGAACGGCCAAAGTGGCATCAGACAATGTGATGTGTTCTCCCCGGAGGAAGGCAAGTGGACATCATTGTGTCCATTGAATACTGGTCGGTATCAAGCCGGTGTGACAGATTCCAATGGAAAACTTTGGGCTGTTGGAGGAAGTGACGCTTGGAACTGTTTGGGATCGGTAGAAGTTTATGATCCTGAAACTGATCAATGGACATACTCGTCACCATTGATAACAGCACGCAGGGGTTGTGGGTTGGCCGCGTTCCAGGGAAAACTTTATGCCGTGGGTGGTAGTGATGGAACTCAATCGCTAAGCTCAACTGAGATCTTCGATGAAGAgacgaagacttgggttcttggcccATCCTTGATAACGCCTCGTTCCAATGTCTCCGTTGTGGTTGTTCAGAATAAACTGTACGCGATTGGAGGATTCTCTGGTAAAAGCTTTCTGAACACCATGGAATATTTGGACCCAGCAACCAACGAGTGGACCCGATTCGTCCCGCATCAACATGACACAGAGAAAATAACAAAAGTATTGAAGTCACAGAAGAGCATCCTGGAGAATGGTAACCAGTCGATGGCAATCACCAACGGGATTAATGGTCATCATGACGGTAACAAGTCTCGAACGCTCAACGGCGATTGTGACAACCACAAAGAGGAGAGCCTAAAAGAATCGAAGACTGGGTCGCCGAAAGCTGACATAAACCGTAGTTGTTCTAATGATACATCAACCAAAACATCAATATCctcattgtcatcatcatcattgtgcCAAGAGAATGGCATCAATTCGAATTCAAATCATGATCTTCTGGACGAGTGTGATGTCGCCACCGTGAATCAGAGCAGTGATAGTGATAATTAA